Proteins from a single region of Bacteroidota bacterium:
- a CDS encoding amidophosphoribosyltransferase — protein MDFFKSYKSTLNYINLIKKVKEYKKKESAINSNCGVFGIYNNPEAGIMTYYGLHSLQHRGQEAAGIVSSEFLPDEKRYRFNIHKDHGLVSNVFRDEKILTDVLKGNAAIGHTRYSTTGASDKRTNIQPFKVNFKGGNLALSHNGNLTNTKELRNYLQNEGTLFQTSTDSELLLHLIARSKKETIEDKILDAVSYIRGAYSICILTDDKLFAIRDPYGVRPFCMGKLGDSFVFASETCALDIINADYVRDVMPGEMITIDKDVIETQKEKSIIFKKVDQYKHCIFEYIYFSRPDSIVFEEKVDKVRRRIGKNLALESQPPKKESDPKRVVVINVPDSSNTATLGYFSEAVKHNQDIKNEIGLIRSHYVGRTFIQPGQDKREMKVRTKFNIVKGVLADRKVVMIDDSIVRGTTSKLLVDLLKKANPKEIHLKITSPPIVSPCYYGMDFPSKAELIANQKNQNIEEIRDSLGVTSLAYLTEEKLLESVPKTHPETGFCTACFTGNYPIQIEGLDEFSKSNLDD, from the coding sequence ATGGATTTTTTCAAATCATATAAGAGTACTTTAAACTACATTAACTTGATAAAAAAAGTAAAAGAGTATAAAAAGAAAGAAAGCGCAATTAATTCGAATTGCGGAGTATTTGGAATTTATAATAATCCTGAAGCGGGAATAATGACTTACTACGGACTTCATTCACTTCAGCACAGGGGACAGGAAGCAGCAGGAATTGTCTCTTCTGAATTTCTACCCGACGAGAAAAGATATAGGTTTAATATTCATAAAGATCACGGACTGGTATCGAATGTTTTCCGCGATGAAAAAATTCTCACGGATGTATTAAAGGGAAATGCTGCAATTGGGCATACGAGATATTCTACTACAGGTGCTTCCGATAAGAGAACAAACATACAGCCCTTCAAAGTAAATTTCAAAGGCGGTAATCTCGCATTATCTCACAACGGAAACCTAACAAATACAAAAGAACTCCGTAATTATCTGCAGAACGAAGGAACGCTGTTTCAGACTTCAACGGATAGTGAACTTTTACTTCACTTAATTGCGCGAAGCAAGAAGGAAACTATCGAGGATAAAATACTTGATGCAGTTTCGTATATAAGAGGTGCGTATTCAATTTGCATCTTAACTGATGACAAACTTTTTGCAATAAGGGACCCGTATGGCGTGAGGCCGTTTTGTATGGGAAAGCTTGGCGATAGTTTTGTATTTGCATCGGAAACATGTGCGCTGGATATTATTAATGCTGATTATGTAAGAGATGTTATGCCGGGAGAAATGATTACGATTGATAAGGATGTTATTGAAACGCAGAAAGAGAAATCTATAATATTTAAGAAAGTTGACCAGTACAAGCACTGTATATTTGAATATATATATTTTTCAAGACCTGACAGCATAGTCTTTGAAGAAAAAGTTGATAAGGTAAGAAGACGTATAGGAAAAAATCTTGCTCTTGAAAGTCAGCCGCCAAAAAAAGAAAGCGACCCGAAAAGAGTAGTTGTTATAAACGTTCCTGATTCATCGAACACTGCAACGCTCGGCTATTTTAGTGAAGCAGTAAAACACAATCAGGATATAAAAAATGAAATAGGATTGATAAGAAGCCACTATGTCGGAAGAACATTTATTCAGCCCGGTCAGGACAAAAGAGAAATGAAGGTAAGGACTAAATTTAATATTGTTAAAGGTGTGCTTGCCGATAGAAAAGTTGTGATGATAGATGATTCTATTGTGAGGGGCACAACTTCAAAGCTGCTTGTTGATTTACTAAAGAAAGCGAATCCTAAAGAGATACATCTAAAAATTACTTCACCGCCGATAGTTTCTCCATGCTATTACGGAATGGATTTTCCCTCTAAGGCTGAGCTTATTGCAAACCAAAAAAATCAGAATATAGAGGAGATAAGAGATTCTCTTGGAGTAACTTCGCTGGCATATTTAACAGAGGAAAAGCTGTTGGAAAGCGTTCCTAAAACTCACCCTGAAACAGGGTTTTGTACTGCCTGCTTCACAGGAAATTATCCGATTCAGATAGAAGGATTAGATGAATTTTCGAAGAGCAATTTAGACGATTAA
- a CDS encoding PHP domain-containing protein, with protein MFEYSGAIHIHSTYSDGTGTVPDIMRFANETNLDFAILTDHNTMKAKDDGYEKWYNDSMLIVGYEMNDLQNKNHYLTFGLEKVIGSYEKLDDGELGSILTAEEYVKKINEEGGFGFTAHPDEKRKLLPDHPSYPWQAWDAEFTGIEIWNHMSEWIEGMNEKNKLQRFIHPLRSIVAPPETTLKKWDDLNTKRKVVAMGGIDAHAHKQNIMGFYEVEIFPYKVLFKSIRTNVLLETEIKKNNPQTYHHDRNKILEALKNGNSFIVNTYHGSGKGFRFFADYNGRTYIMGDEIIYDNPDKKIILRALIPEKARVRLIKDGVCIDEFESMECIWDSDEKGCYRIECWKQDKGWIFSNHIRVL; from the coding sequence ATGTTCGAGTACTCCGGCGCAATTCATATACATTCAACTTATTCCGATGGGACAGGTACTGTACCGGATATTATGCGCTTTGCAAATGAAACAAATCTTGACTTCGCAATTCTGACTGACCATAATACAATGAAGGCGAAGGATGACGGTTACGAGAAATGGTACAATGATTCCATGCTGATTGTCGGATATGAAATGAATGACTTGCAGAACAAAAACCATTATTTAACATTCGGGTTGGAGAAAGTAATCGGGTCTTATGAGAAATTAGATGACGGAGAGCTTGGTTCAATCCTAACTGCTGAAGAATACGTTAAGAAAATAAATGAAGAAGGGGGATTTGGTTTTACTGCCCACCCTGATGAAAAAAGAAAATTATTACCTGACCATCCTTCTTATCCTTGGCAGGCTTGGGATGCAGAGTTTACGGGAATAGAAATATGGAATCACATGAGCGAGTGGATTGAAGGTATGAATGAAAAAAATAAACTGCAAAGATTTATCCATCCTTTGCGTTCTATTGTGGCTCCGCCTGAAACAACTTTAAAGAAATGGGACGACCTTAATACAAAAAGAAAAGTTGTTGCCATGGGAGGAATTGATGCACACGCACACAAACAAAATATTATGGGATTTTATGAAGTTGAAATATTCCCTTATAAGGTTTTGTTTAAATCAATAAGAACAAACGTTCTGCTAGAGACTGAAATTAAAAAAAATAATCCTCAGACATATCATCATGACAGGAATAAAATTCTTGAAGCATTGAAGAATGGAAATTCTTTTATTGTAAATACATATCATGGCAGCGGTAAAGGATTCAGATTTTTTGCTGATTACAACGGTAGGACATACATTATGGGAGATGAGATAATCTATGATAATCCCGATAAAAAAATAATTCTTCGCGCATTAATTCCGGAGAAAGCAAGAGTAAGATTAATAAAGGACGGAGTTTGTATAGATGAGTTTGAATCCATGGAATGTATATGGGACTCCGATGAAAAGGGATGCTACAGAATTGAGTGCTGGAAACAGGATAAAGGATGGATTTTTTCAAATCATATAAGAGTACTTTAA
- a CDS encoding DUF2085 domain-containing protein, which translates to MEIGGVFAKISVFIYYFFTPICHQQDARSFHLLGYKFAVCSRCTSIYLGFLIAVIFYPVKFKLSNTELPSIWFLIIPVFLIAADALLDVFGLMTNSFLTRSLTGGIAGFMLPFFLIPGFVKLVNDIFNSFYKKIKV; encoded by the coding sequence ATGGAAATAGGCGGAGTTTTTGCAAAAATTTCGGTCTTCATATATTATTTTTTTACACCCATTTGTCATCAGCAGGATGCGCGTTCGTTTCATCTGCTGGGGTATAAGTTTGCAGTGTGTTCGCGATGCACAAGCATTTATTTGGGATTTTTAATCGCAGTTATTTTTTATCCTGTAAAGTTTAAATTGAGTAATACAGAACTCCCCTCAATCTGGTTCTTGATAATTCCGGTTTTTCTTATTGCAGCAGATGCTCTTTTAGATGTTTTCGGTTTAATGACAAATTCATTTTTGACAAGAAGTCTTACAGGCGGTATTGCAGGATTTATGCTTCCGTTTTTCTTAATTCCCGGATTTGTAAAATTAGTAAATGATATTTTTAATTCCTTCTATAAAAAAATAAAAGTATAA
- a CDS encoding VTT domain-containing protein: MDAIIEFFKNLYNYEALIKMVGFYGVIAIVFAETGLLIGFFLPGDSLLLTAGLLTATNFLGVDITTLIVALVLAAVIGDNCGYWFGRLTGEKIFARKDSKLFKQKYLTSAKEFYEKHGGKAIIYARFVPFARTFAPIVAGVAKMPYQKYVTFSISGGILWIASMSLAGYFFGQIPVVKQNFEKVVILVIVLSVLPIVIGYFKERKKKKAAKA, from the coding sequence ATGGACGCAATAATTGAATTTTTCAAGAACCTCTACAATTACGAAGCACTTATTAAAATGGTGGGCTTTTATGGCGTAATAGCTATTGTATTTGCTGAAACAGGACTGCTTATCGGATTTTTTCTACCGGGTGACTCATTATTATTAACAGCAGGCTTACTCACAGCAACTAATTTTCTCGGAGTAGATATTACAACACTTATTGTTGCGTTAGTGCTCGCAGCCGTAATTGGAGATAACTGCGGATACTGGTTTGGAAGATTAACAGGTGAAAAAATATTTGCAAGGAAAGATTCAAAACTCTTCAAACAAAAATATCTTACCAGCGCGAAAGAATTTTACGAAAAACATGGCGGCAAAGCAATTATATACGCGCGCTTTGTTCCCTTCGCAAGAACTTTTGCTCCTATAGTAGCAGGCGTTGCAAAAATGCCTTACCAAAAATATGTTACATTCAGTATTTCAGGAGGTATTCTGTGGATTGCATCAATGTCACTTGCAGGATATTTCTTCGGACAGATTCCTGTTGTAAAACAAAATTTTGAAAAAGTAGTAATACTTGTGATTGTGCTATCAGTGCTGCCGATTGTTATCGGATATTTTAAGGAAAGAAAGAAAAAGAAAGCAGCAAAAGCTTAA
- a CDS encoding flippase-like domain-containing protein — translation MRSVNFDDLVNELKKTNYFLAIAGGLVGVLIGSYFRALRWRYFLNPIKENISMKNLFPPIMIGYMLNSVIPRGGEFTRPIILARNEDISKAASFGTILVERIFDVLSVLGAFGISLFAFRDKLGAAFPEYNVEKIALISSLGTLAVIVFIIVVIFNFEKSEHIIEKITSKFFPEKFQIKIKKFFSSTMSGFLFIKYPKDYLPIFIYTVLIWIMYLLSAYITFFACGINNLNLVDANLVLTMITFAMFLPLPGNSAGAFHYICTGTLVNIFGIDREVAFGYATVNHLTGFILQILIGAYYFFKENYKVKDLQS, via the coding sequence TTGCGTTCAGTCAATTTTGATGATCTTGTAAACGAGCTTAAGAAAACAAACTATTTCCTTGCCATTGCAGGGGGATTAGTGGGAGTTTTGATAGGCAGCTATTTCAGAGCTTTGCGCTGGAGGTATTTTTTAAATCCCATCAAGGAAAATATCTCAATGAAAAATCTTTTTCCTCCGATTATGATTGGCTACATGCTTAACTCAGTTATTCCAAGAGGGGGAGAGTTTACCCGTCCGATTATTCTTGCGCGTAACGAAGATATTTCAAAGGCAGCATCATTCGGCACAATATTAGTTGAAAGAATTTTTGATGTGCTTAGTGTACTTGGCGCATTTGGGATTTCATTGTTTGCCTTCAGAGATAAACTTGGGGCTGCTTTCCCGGAATATAATGTTGAAAAAATCGCGCTAATATCTTCACTGGGCACTTTAGCTGTTATTGTTTTTATTATTGTGGTAATTTTTAACTTTGAGAAGTCAGAGCATATAATAGAAAAAATCACATCTAAATTTTTTCCTGAAAAATTTCAGATAAAAATAAAAAAATTCTTTAGCTCAACAATGAGCGGTTTCTTATTTATCAAATATCCAAAAGATTACCTGCCGATATTTATATATACCGTTCTGATATGGATAATGTATTTGCTTTCAGCATATATTACATTTTTTGCATGCGGAATAAACAACCTGAATTTAGTCGATGCAAATCTTGTTCTGACAATGATAACATTTGCAATGTTTTTACCGCTGCCCGGGAATTCAGCAGGGGCATTCCACTACATTTGCACAGGTACACTGGTAAATATTTTTGGAATAGACAGGGAAGTTGCATTCGGTTATGCAACGGTAAATCACTTAACAGGGTTTATATTACAAATATTAATCGGCGCTTATTATTTCTTCAAAGAAAACTACAAAGTAAAAGATCTGCAGAGTTAA
- the lolA gene encoding outer membrane lipoprotein chaperone LolA, with the protein MKKINILKYVLIAAALTIGIKDSYSQTAQDIIKKTQDKYESISDAKATFSQSYKGSGGKSQSASGTIYIKKTNKYRIETGGQVIITDGTTSWTYSPKKKQVVIDNYKDDGSTFSPNKFLFTYPENFYSDLDGEDKVGSIDCYVLKLSPRSKGNIKSAKIWIDKNDYIIKKITVNSKEGTNTYTLKDVNLDAGVASSKFTFSPPADVEVIDMR; encoded by the coding sequence ATGAAAAAAATAAACATACTTAAATACGTATTAATAGCTGCAGCACTAACAATAGGAATAAAAGATTCCTATTCGCAAACTGCTCAGGACATTATTAAAAAAACACAGGATAAATACGAAAGTATTTCCGATGCAAAGGCAACATTTTCTCAAAGCTATAAAGGCTCAGGGGGAAAATCACAATCTGCTTCAGGAACAATCTATATCAAGAAAACCAACAAGTATAGAATTGAAACCGGCGGACAGGTAATTATTACTGACGGCACAACTTCATGGACTTACTCACCTAAGAAGAAACAGGTTGTAATAGATAATTATAAAGATGACGGCAGCACTTTTTCGCCGAACAAATTTTTATTTACATATCCTGAAAATTTTTATTCTGATTTAGACGGCGAAGATAAAGTCGGTTCTATTGACTGCTATGTATTAAAGCTTTCACCAAGAAGCAAAGGGAATATAAAGTCGGCAAAGATTTGGATTGATAAGAATGATTACATAATCAAAAAAATTACCGTAAATTCCAAAGAAGGAACAAATACATATACATTGAAAGATGTAAATCTTGATGCCGGTGTTGCTTCATCAAAGTTTACTTTTTCACCGCCTGCTGATGTTGAAGTAATTGATATGAGATAA
- a CDS encoding DUF3108 domain-containing protein, with protein sequence MKRLALILLLTGFACSAYSQTKVLDQGEELKYIVYFGFIKLGEVKIKMTKIETDEGKKTCNAIAYIKSYDGVPFVTLNNIFESEMEQNKEQLYSKKFFATEFKNKDIAKTDYRFNYDSNKVKVLKETNNKTERNETISFNKGIRFQDGLSIFYSARMNSFANKNYNIPIFINEAQSSVKYSFNINKDVVSVGAVDYDISVIKIAGVADFTGIFGLTGEFVGWFSDDEYRVPIKAQLNVLIGSITLELASYKKTNWKPPVFKH encoded by the coding sequence TTGAAACGATTAGCTTTAATATTATTGTTAACCGGATTTGCCTGTAGCGCTTACAGTCAAACCAAAGTTCTTGACCAGGGTGAAGAGCTGAAGTATATCGTTTATTTCGGATTTATAAAGCTCGGTGAAGTAAAGATAAAGATGACTAAGATAGAAACCGATGAAGGAAAAAAAACGTGCAATGCTATAGCTTACATTAAAAGTTATGACGGTGTGCCATTTGTTACTCTGAATAATATATTTGAATCAGAAATGGAGCAGAACAAAGAGCAGCTTTACTCAAAGAAATTTTTTGCGACTGAATTTAAGAATAAGGATATTGCAAAGACTGACTACAGATTTAATTATGATTCGAATAAAGTAAAAGTCCTGAAAGAAACGAACAATAAAACGGAAAGAAATGAAACTATTTCATTCAATAAAGGTATAAGATTTCAGGACGGGTTATCTATTTTTTATTCTGCGAGAATGAATTCTTTCGCAAATAAAAATTATAATATCCCGATATTTATAAATGAAGCGCAGAGCTCGGTAAAGTATTCATTCAATATTAATAAAGATGTTGTTTCGGTTGGCGCTGTAGATTATGATATATCGGTTATTAAAATTGCAGGAGTAGCGGACTTTACGGGGATATTCGGATTAACAGGGGAGTTTGTCGGCTGGTTTTCCGATGATGAATACAGAGTTCCGATAAAAGCACAACTTAACGTTTTAATAGGAAGTATCACACTTGAACTTGCATCATACAAAAAAACAAACTGGAAGCCGCCTGTATTCAAACATTAA
- a CDS encoding S41 family peptidase, which translates to MNKKLLIVVYVLIVGLAFFVGTKIQNAVSDDKTSAQVKKFSDALNITSRYYVDEVDSQKLTEAAIKGMLEELDPHSVYISAEQLKRVNEDFQGSFEGIGVEFDIIADTITIVSPISGGPSEKLGILAGDKIVKIDGQSAIKLTREDVPKKLRGEKGTKVVVTIARPGSNKTMDFEIIRDKIPLYSVDASFMYNNDIGYIKVSKFSATTYDEFSKAYLKLQGEGMKKLVLDLRGNPGGYLDQAFKMGSEFIPKGGKIVYTKSRIADFNEVYNSEGGKLNDVPLIVLVNSGSASASEIVAGAVQDWDRGLIVGETTFGKGLVQRQFDLPDQSAFRVTTARYYTPVGRSIQKPYEGGKYKSDLARDESEGDNLNHTKDKADSTHPEFKTMGGRIIFGGGGITPDYIVKLDTLTPYTVSLRRQNLMYLFTENYMSNNRKNIEGTYKSYNAFRDGFNISSSMMNDFIKFAESKGVAMNQSEFDKDKSFIEVSIKSQIARDIWGNEGSYAVFVTSDEQFLKAITLFDEAKDLGNLRK; encoded by the coding sequence ATGAATAAAAAACTTTTAATAGTAGTTTATGTTTTAATAGTCGGTCTGGCGTTTTTTGTAGGCACAAAAATACAGAATGCCGTATCAGATGACAAGACTTCAGCACAGGTGAAAAAATTCAGCGACGCTTTGAATATAACTTCCAGATATTATGTAGATGAAGTTGATTCACAGAAGCTTACTGAAGCAGCTATAAAAGGCATGCTTGAAGAGCTTGACCCTCACTCAGTTTATATAAGCGCAGAGCAGTTGAAAAGAGTTAACGAAGATTTCCAGGGAAGCTTTGAAGGAATCGGAGTTGAGTTCGACATCATAGCAGATACGATTACAATTGTCTCTCCAATTTCAGGTGGACCATCAGAGAAGCTTGGCATATTAGCAGGAGATAAAATCGTTAAGATTGACGGACAGTCAGCAATAAAATTAACACGTGAAGACGTTCCGAAAAAACTCAGAGGAGAAAAGGGAACAAAAGTAGTGGTAACAATTGCAAGACCGGGAAGTAATAAGACGATGGATTTTGAAATAATAAGAGATAAAATTCCGTTATACAGCGTCGATGCATCATTTATGTACAATAATGATATCGGTTATATAAAAGTATCAAAGTTTTCAGCAACAACTTATGATGAATTCTCAAAAGCATACTTGAAACTGCAAGGCGAAGGTATGAAGAAGCTCGTTCTTGACTTACGCGGTAACCCGGGCGGATATTTAGACCAGGCATTTAAGATGGGAAGTGAGTTTATTCCAAAAGGCGGAAAGATTGTATATACAAAGAGCAGAATTGCTGACTTCAACGAAGTTTATAATTCAGAAGGCGGAAAATTAAATGATGTTCCGTTAATAGTATTAGTTAACAGCGGTTCAGCATCTGCAAGTGAAATTGTTGCAGGAGCAGTTCAGGACTGGGACAGAGGCTTGATTGTAGGTGAAACTACATTCGGTAAAGGCCTCGTTCAGAGACAGTTTGACTTGCCTGACCAATCAGCATTCAGAGTAACGACTGCAAGATATTATACTCCGGTAGGGCGTTCTATTCAGAAACCTTATGAAGGCGGTAAATATAAATCTGACTTAGCAAGAGACGAGAGCGAAGGTGACAATTTGAATCATACAAAAGATAAAGCCGATTCTACACATCCTGAGTTCAAAACAATGGGCGGCAGAATTATATTCGGCGGCGGCGGTATTACTCCTGATTATATTGTAAAGCTTGATACTCTTACACCTTACACAGTTTCGTTGAGAAGACAAAATCTGATGTATCTGTTCACAGAAAATTATATGTCGAACAACAGAAAGAACATTGAGGGAACATATAAATCCTACAATGCATTCAGAGACGGATTCAATATTTCATCTTCAATGATGAATGATTTTATAAAATTTGCTGAAAGCAAAGGTGTTGCAATGAACCAAAGCGAATTTGATAAAGATAAGAGCTTCATAGAAGTCTCCATAAAATCACAGATTGCAAGAGATATCTGGGGCAATGAGGGAAGCTATGCAGTTTTTGTAACATCAGATGAACAGTTCTTAAAAGCGATCACTTTATTTGACGAAGCAAAAGATTTAGGAAACCTTAGAAAATAA
- a CDS encoding OsmC family protein, whose translation MTDKKKVRGISFNNSYKVVLHTEGHTVISDEPVEEGGSDEGMNPYELLSGSLASCTAITIRMYLERKGWKIEELIVDVDMKTETIEKTSKNIFSRNIIVKSQLDDAQLDRVKYIANVCPISRILEAGNNSIITTLEKRK comes from the coding sequence ATGACTGATAAGAAAAAAGTCAGAGGAATATCTTTTAATAATTCGTATAAAGTCGTTCTTCATACAGAGGGACATACTGTAATATCCGATGAACCTGTAGAAGAAGGTGGAAGCGATGAAGGGATGAACCCTTATGAGCTGCTTTCGGGCTCGCTTGCAAGCTGCACTGCTATTACAATCCGTATGTATCTGGAACGTAAAGGCTGGAAAATTGAGGAGCTTATTGTAGATGTGGATATGAAAACTGAGACTATTGAAAAAACATCGAAGAATATTTTTTCAAGGAATATAATCGTTAAAAGTCAGCTTGATGATGCGCAGCTTGACAGGGTAAAATATATTGCGAATGTGTGCCCGATTTCAAGGATTCTGGAAGCGGGGAACAATTCCATAATTACGACATTAGAGAAGAGAAAGTGA
- a CDS encoding cystathionine gamma-synthase family protein, whose product MLQKMKPESLMMSYGYKPALSEGAVKCPIFQTSTFCFKSAEEGKAFFEVAYGIRDKKPSEELGLIYSRINNPDLEILENRLTLWDEAEDCAVFESGMSAISTMMLEFLSPGDMIMVSSPLYGGTDHFVNHFLKKINVSVLEFKPGQSYDEMISLIENSERFDKLRMIYIETPANPTNALIDIEMCKAIADKYSNEDNNVYVAVDNTYMGPLWQHPLKHGADFVLYSATKYIGGHSDVIAGACLGSKEVMSRVKTLRTFLGNMAGPWTGWLLLRSLETLKVRMEQQAKNAEVIANYLNNHPKVEKVYYLGLLKPTDAQYEIYKRQYSSPGAMVSFDIKGGEKEAFRFLNNLKLIKLAVSLGSTESLAEHPASMTHAGVEPEHREAMNITDKLIRLSIGVENVYDLENVIGEALTHV is encoded by the coding sequence ATGTTACAGAAGATGAAACCTGAAAGCCTAATGATGTCCTACGGATATAAACCCGCCTTATCTGAAGGGGCAGTTAAATGTCCTATATTCCAGACCTCAACTTTTTGTTTCAAAAGCGCGGAAGAAGGCAAGGCTTTCTTTGAAGTTGCATACGGCATTCGTGATAAAAAGCCGTCTGAAGAGCTTGGGCTGATTTACAGCAGAATAAATAATCCTGACTTAGAAATATTAGAGAATAGATTAACACTCTGGGATGAAGCTGAAGACTGCGCAGTGTTTGAAAGCGGTATGTCTGCGATATCGACAATGATGCTAGAATTTCTTTCACCCGGAGATATGATAATGGTCAGCAGTCCTTTGTACGGAGGTACAGACCACTTTGTAAATCATTTTTTGAAGAAGATAAACGTAAGCGTGCTTGAGTTTAAGCCGGGACAATCGTATGATGAAATGATTTCGCTGATAGAAAATTCAGAGAGATTCGATAAGCTTAGAATGATTTATATTGAGACTCCCGCAAACCCCACGAACGCATTGATAGATATTGAAATGTGTAAAGCCATTGCTGATAAATATTCAAACGAAGACAATAATGTTTACGTTGCTGTTGATAATACTTACATGGGACCATTGTGGCAGCATCCGTTAAAACACGGAGCGGACTTTGTGCTTTACTCCGCAACGAAATATATCGGCGGACACAGCGACGTTATTGCAGGCGCATGTCTTGGCTCGAAGGAAGTTATGTCACGGGTAAAAACACTTAGAACTTTTTTAGGAAATATGGCGGGACCGTGGACGGGATGGTTATTGCTCAGAAGTCTTGAAACACTAAAAGTCAGGATGGAGCAGCAGGCAAAGAATGCAGAGGTGATTGCAAATTATCTTAACAATCATCCGAAGGTAGAGAAAGTTTATTATCTTGGATTGTTGAAACCAACCGATGCACAGTATGAAATTTATAAGAGACAATATTCTTCACCCGGAGCGATGGTATCGTTCGATATTAAAGGCGGGGAAAAAGAAGCTTTCAGATTTTTAAATAATCTGAAGCTGATAAAGCTGGCAGTAAGTCTTGGCAGTACGGAATCTCTTGCCGAGCATCCTGCATCTATGACTCATGCAGGAGTTGAACCGGAGCACAGGGAAGCAATGAATATTACGGATAAATTGATTAGATTATCGATAGGTGTTGAGAATGTTTATGACCTGGAAAACGTAATCGGTGAAGCTTTAACTCACGTATAA